In the genome of Cryptomeria japonica chromosome 8, Sugi_1.0, whole genome shotgun sequence, one region contains:
- the LOC131067686 gene encoding sesquiterpene synthase Cad-like, whose translation MAAVATCQISENEKLVDRSCQISEDEKSVDRRMGKYHANVWHDDFLQSLSSPYGEASYRERVESLIEQIKENAFNPLLGDGEICPSSSDILQRFFIVDAVQRLGIHRYFEKEIKALLDYTYKYWNANGISWGSQNSTADLRSTALGFRILRLNGYHVSPEVFRNFQDENGQFVLTPSVEEGNNEIRSVLSLYQAAEICFPGETILREAKSFASRYLQQTLGQSHEKSQLLTEVDYFLKFSWRSRNPRWEAWSSIQIFRQDVDSWMSMEGVYKIPNEICQNILEAAILDFNIIQAQHQIELKIISKWWTEASVNKLNFFRHRHVEYYLAYACGLYEHEFSLTRVGYAKLGTIITVIDDIFDTYGTYDELIHFKEAVINWDMSMMDRFPKFMRICLQFTHETYMELVDEVEKIHGPRARKWMQEYWTNLILAEFKDAEWIATDYRPTLDEYLKNALDSSTVPVVTLFPMLLINTSLPDDILERIKKIELDVMLGCRLIDDCKDFQEQLENGENASWLDCYIRDNPGTTMEQALEHARILTELHMEQLTKDFLFYENDIPTCCKKVYFDCMYRWVAFLWRDIDGFSTSFKGTKDDIMKLLINPIHLISDKRNM comes from the exons ATGGCTGCAGTAGCAACTTGTCAAATTTCAGAGAATGAGAAATTGGTGGATCGAAGTTGTCAAATTTCAGAGGATGAGAAATCGGTGGATCGAAGGATGGGCAAATATCATGCCAATGTTTGGCACGACGATTTCCTCCAATCCCTTTCATCGCCATATGGG GAAGCTTCATACCGTGAGAGGGTGGAGAGCTTGATTGAGCAGATCAAGGAAAACGCATTCAATCCTCTGCTTGGAGACGGAGAAATATGTCCCTCCTCTTCTGACATACTTCAGAGATTCTTCATAGTTGACGCTGTGCAACGATTAGGAATTCATcgatattttgaaaaagaaatcaaGGCGCTTCTTGATTATACATACAA GTATTGGAATGCAAATGGTATTTCATGGGGGAGTCAAAATTCCACTGCAGATCTCCGCTCTACCGCTTTGGGATTTCGAATTCTTCGCCTCAATGGATATCATGTATCTCCAG AGGTATTTAGAAATTTTCAAGATGAAAATGGACAGTTCGTTTTGACGCCATCGGTTGAAGAAGGCAACAATGAAATAAGAAGTGTGTTGAGTTTATATCAAGCTGCAGAGATTTGTTTTCCAGGAGAAACAATTCTGAGAGAGGCTAAATCATTTGCCTCTCGATACCTTCAACAAACACTTGGACAGAGCCACGAGAAAAGCCAGCTTTTGACAGAG GTTGATTACTTTCTGAAATTTTCTTGGAGATCCAGAAATCCACGATGGGAAGCATGGAGCTCCATACAAatatttagacaagatgttgattctTGGATGTCAATGGAGGGCGTTTATAA GATTCCAAATGAGATTTGTCAAAATATTTTGGAAGCGGCAATATTAGATTTCAACATAATACAAGCTCAACATCAGATTGAGCTCAAAATTATATCCAA ATGGTGGACTGAAGCAAGTGTAAACAAGCTTAATTTCTTTCGACACCGACATGTGGAGTATTATCTTGCATATGCCTGTGGATTGTATGAACATGAATTCTCTCTAACTCGAGTTGGATATGCTAAGCTCGGTACCATAATTacagtcattgatgacatttttgacACTTATGGAACCTATGATGAGCTTATACATTTTAAGGAAGCTGTGATCAA TTGGGATATGTCTATGATGGATCGTTTTCCCAAATTTATGCGAATTTGTTTGCAATTTACTCATGAAACATACATGGAATTAGTTGATGAAGTGGAGAAAATACATGGTCCACGTGCACGTAAGTGGATGCAAGAATAT TGGACAAATCTTATTTTGGCAGAATTTAAAGATGCAGAATGGATTGCTACTGACTATCGCCCTACTttggatgaatatttgaagaatgCCCTCGACTCTTCAACTGTACCCGTGGTCACACTATTTCCAATGCTTTTGATTAACACATCTCTTCCTGATGATATTCTAGAAAGAATCAAAAAAATTGAGCTTGATGTAATGCTGGGTTGTAGATTAATTGACGATTGCAAAGATTTCCAG GAACAACTTGAAAATGGAGAGAATGCTTCTTGGCTGGATTGTTACATAAGAGATAACCCTGGAACCACAATGGAGCAAGCTTTGGAGCATGCGAGAATTCTCACCGAGTTACACATGGAACAATTAACCAAAGATTTTCTATTTTATGAGAATGATATACCAACATGTTGCAAAAAGGTGTATTTTGATTGTATGTATAGATGGGTAGCTTTCTTATGGAGGGACATTGATGGGTTTTCAACTTCATTCAAGGGTACAAAGGATGACATAATGAAACTCTTGATCAATCCTATACATTTGATCTCTGATAAAAGAAATATGTAA